One genomic region from Ralstonia pseudosolanacearum encodes:
- a CDS encoding acyltransferase: MKYFVVVAFESVMRLLFALPRFRLANALKSGFLRLCGASIGRRVVFYPGVWICTGRNLRVGDHVDFALDVLVTSDGGVRIGDRTLIGYRSQILSSNHAIPAGRGRIFGAGHVRKPVEIGTDVWIGANCVILPGVTIGDGAVVAAGSIVTKDVPAYSVVGGCPATPIKMRD; the protein is encoded by the coding sequence ATGAAGTATTTCGTTGTGGTGGCGTTCGAGTCGGTCATGCGGCTGCTGTTTGCGCTGCCGCGCTTTCGCCTGGCCAACGCGCTCAAGAGCGGCTTTCTGCGGCTGTGCGGCGCGAGCATCGGCCGGCGGGTGGTGTTCTATCCGGGCGTCTGGATCTGCACCGGCCGCAATCTGCGCGTCGGCGACCACGTGGATTTCGCGCTGGACGTACTGGTGACCTCCGACGGCGGCGTGCGCATCGGTGACCGCACGCTGATCGGGTACCGCTCCCAGATCCTGTCGAGCAACCACGCGATCCCGGCGGGGCGCGGCCGCATCTTCGGAGCCGGCCATGTCCGCAAGCCGGTGGAGATCGGCACCGACGTGTGGATCGGCGCGAACTGCGTGATTCTCCCCGGCGTAACGATCGGGGACGGCGCGGTGGTGGCCGCCGGCAGCATCGTCACCAAGGATGTGCCTGCTTATAGCGTGGTCGGCGGGTGTCCGGCCACACCCATCAAGATGAGGGACTAG
- a CDS encoding glycosyltransferase family 4 protein: MSLLINLIPLEAGGGLQNACSFLLAAPLGRDCEVHARRLKSIQSALAKREIPLRAIPHGAMYRLRAEWGIARKGDGKQVCFTLFGPPPVFSKGRLINVVGCAYANLFYPELDFWSNHKGLARLKKTVIDWYRRWGIARADYWIFETDAIARRAVERFSFPPDRVFVVRMAPSRLVLESVTTRTFPELPPDRFLTLYLAGPHPNKRIGALIDVALALHARADTRFCFVLTLPPDAPQTRLLMERIARYGLERYFVNVGTVKPEHAGALIRRCHAMCNLARLESFSSNFVEAWAMRKPLLVTDADWSRASCADGAVYVHPERPQTIVAALQRLHEDKAFYASLVARGADVLDTYPSAEQKAEHYLEIIRREDLTSYRGSSVWRKRAAQP; the protein is encoded by the coding sequence ATGAGTCTATTGATCAATCTCATTCCCCTGGAGGCTGGCGGCGGATTGCAGAATGCGTGCAGCTTTCTGCTGGCCGCGCCGCTCGGCCGCGATTGCGAGGTGCATGCGCGCCGGCTGAAGTCCATCCAGTCGGCCTTGGCCAAGCGCGAGATTCCGCTCCGAGCCATTCCGCACGGCGCGATGTACCGGCTGCGCGCGGAGTGGGGCATTGCCCGCAAGGGCGACGGCAAGCAGGTGTGCTTCACGCTGTTCGGGCCGCCGCCCGTGTTCAGCAAGGGGCGCCTGATCAATGTGGTCGGCTGCGCCTACGCGAACCTGTTCTATCCGGAGCTCGACTTCTGGAGCAACCACAAGGGGCTGGCCCGGCTGAAAAAGACGGTGATCGACTGGTACCGGCGATGGGGCATCGCCCGCGCCGACTACTGGATCTTCGAGACGGACGCCATTGCGCGGCGGGCGGTCGAGCGGTTCTCGTTTCCGCCCGATCGCGTGTTCGTGGTGCGCATGGCGCCCAGCCGGCTGGTGCTGGAATCGGTGACGACGCGCACCTTTCCGGAGCTGCCGCCGGACCGCTTCCTGACGCTCTATCTGGCGGGGCCGCATCCCAACAAGCGGATCGGCGCGCTGATCGACGTTGCCCTGGCGCTGCATGCCCGCGCGGATACCCGCTTCTGCTTCGTCCTGACCCTGCCGCCCGATGCCCCGCAGACGCGGCTGCTGATGGAGCGCATCGCCCGCTACGGCCTGGAGCGCTATTTCGTCAACGTGGGCACGGTCAAGCCGGAGCATGCCGGTGCGCTGATCCGGCGCTGCCACGCCATGTGCAACCTGGCGCGGCTGGAAAGCTTCAGCAGCAACTTCGTTGAGGCCTGGGCGATGCGCAAGCCGCTGCTGGTCACGGATGCCGACTGGTCCAGGGCCTCGTGCGCGGACGGCGCGGTCTATGTGCATCCGGAGCGGCCGCAGACCATCGTCGCTGCGCTGCAGCGGCTGCACGAGGACAAGGCGTTCTATGCCTCGCTCGTCGCGCGCGGCGCCGACGTGCTGGACACCTACCCGTCGGCCGAACAGAAGGCGGAACACTACCTGGAGATCATCCGCCGTGAGGATCTGACGAGCTACCGCGGCTCCTCGGTCTGGCGCAAGCGGGCGGCGCAGCCATGA
- a CDS encoding EpsG family protein: protein MKYSAPIRLNTLGAIASQHGVLVVIGMLLVVPMVFPLIPIAAMYCAAIFVILLPLGRLQHVLATASSVAFAWLLTLRNPSRGLVEAGLGDDALHYMNAFYEFQRTYCCSPLEVLTTGIRSAGGGEPVFWYLSYSVAKLFDTPLMVWAVLIFISLMLAWIAIYRSTDRFAYVVFVSYLSTITLYALQGSAIRQAVAAGLVMIALDLMIRRKLVAAAGVGLIAAGTHSSAAVVLLACAVVVLFLSRDYGMLARRSSGLGRLGRLAVLLALAAAGAVFGSAEFVMSKIQARLSESQTGSAWELQLAVEAVLACLLAWLLRIKLPREEKMAFLLFVVVCFSTSLFAPAVGARLFRYTYCFYIVYLCAFFFARPGESLGQKKTLASLLLAASLGWALYIVGARYQGLFVSGGVIDHFLAGPFF from the coding sequence ATGAAGTACAGCGCGCCTATTCGACTGAATACCCTCGGTGCGATCGCGTCCCAGCATGGGGTGCTGGTCGTCATCGGCATGCTGCTGGTCGTGCCGATGGTCTTTCCGTTGATCCCCATCGCGGCGATGTACTGCGCCGCGATCTTCGTGATCCTGCTTCCGCTCGGGCGGCTGCAGCACGTGCTTGCCACGGCTTCGTCGGTGGCTTTCGCGTGGCTGCTGACCCTGCGCAATCCGTCCAGGGGTCTGGTGGAGGCCGGCCTGGGCGACGACGCATTGCATTACATGAATGCGTTCTACGAGTTCCAGCGCACCTACTGCTGCAGCCCGCTGGAGGTCCTCACGACGGGCATCCGCAGCGCCGGCGGCGGCGAGCCGGTTTTCTGGTACCTCTCGTATTCCGTGGCCAAGCTGTTCGATACGCCGCTGATGGTTTGGGCGGTCCTGATCTTCATCTCGCTGATGCTGGCCTGGATTGCGATCTACCGCAGCACCGACCGGTTTGCCTATGTCGTGTTCGTGTCGTACCTGTCGACCATCACGCTGTATGCCCTGCAGGGTTCCGCCATCCGGCAGGCGGTCGCGGCCGGCCTGGTGATGATCGCGCTGGATCTGATGATCCGCCGCAAGCTGGTGGCGGCGGCCGGCGTCGGCCTGATCGCGGCGGGCACGCACAGCAGTGCCGCCGTGGTGCTGCTGGCCTGCGCCGTCGTGGTGCTGTTCCTGTCCAGGGATTACGGGATGCTCGCGCGGCGATCGTCCGGGCTGGGCCGCCTGGGCCGGCTGGCTGTGCTGCTGGCGCTGGCGGCGGCGGGGGCGGTCTTCGGGTCGGCGGAATTCGTCATGTCGAAGATCCAGGCGCGCTTGTCGGAGAGCCAGACCGGATCGGCCTGGGAGCTCCAGCTCGCGGTCGAAGCCGTGCTGGCATGCCTGCTCGCGTGGCTGCTCAGGATCAAGCTGCCGCGCGAAGAAAAAATGGCTTTTCTGCTTTTCGTCGTGGTTTGCTTTTCGACAAGTCTTTTCGCACCGGCGGTGGGCGCGAGACTGTTTCGGTATACCTATTGTTTTTACATTGTCTATTTATGCGCGTTCTTCTTTGCACGGCCGGGCGAAAGCCTGGGGCAGAAGAAGACGCTGGCATCCCTGTTGTTGGCGGCTTCCCTGGGGTGGGCCCTCTACATCGTGGGTGCCAGATACCAGGGGCTGTTTGTTTCCGGTGGCGTCATCGACCACTTCCTGGCCGGTCCGTTTTTTTAA
- a CDS encoding MATE family efflux transporter, whose protein sequence is MQKTAPRPPSARISFLSASVLGLGAAVASRGAVFLANILLAHSLTVHDFGVFSYAYVTALNLGLFLATGVSQAAGHVLPLTEDPERRRRQLCAFIVLLVALIAVAATALYLSATSISIAAFGSAQGGEALRMAAIVLIATAFTQALQAFLYAMHEHRASASVSIGAALLLLALLWTMAPIRQPVVALVIFLAINAAAAASQLMILGRTTQNQRGPWRTGRQELRLAFKHALPSVLTTSMGAPVHWICLSMLAAMTDGAHQLALFSVAFQWYIAITFIPATLGNLALPFLARNTGATEAVVRQRFRSALLFGGGLSLALGCMAFLLAGQIFAWLYPAAYGSAAASMRSLAVAAALCGISVLLQQRIAAAGKFWRNFAMAAVYSVIYVAAAYLALRLGYGAPSIGLAMSAAYCCLILFQTLTLQSGSGAAIRLGRSFS, encoded by the coding sequence ATGCAGAAGACCGCTCCGCGCCCGCCGTCCGCGCGCATCTCGTTTCTCAGTGCCTCCGTGCTGGGGCTGGGCGCCGCGGTCGCGAGCCGGGGCGCGGTCTTCCTCGCCAACATCTTGCTCGCGCATTCGCTCACCGTGCATGATTTCGGCGTGTTCTCGTATGCCTACGTGACCGCGCTGAATCTGGGCTTGTTCCTGGCGACGGGCGTCTCGCAGGCCGCCGGCCACGTGCTTCCGCTGACCGAGGACCCCGAACGCAGGCGCAGGCAGCTGTGCGCTTTCATCGTGCTGCTCGTCGCGCTCATTGCCGTCGCGGCGACGGCGCTGTATCTGTCGGCCACGTCGATTTCGATCGCGGCATTCGGATCGGCGCAGGGCGGCGAGGCGCTGAGGATGGCCGCCATCGTCCTGATCGCGACCGCGTTCACGCAGGCGCTGCAGGCCTTTCTGTATGCGATGCACGAGCACCGCGCCAGCGCTTCGGTTTCCATCGGCGCGGCGCTGCTGCTGCTGGCGCTGCTGTGGACGATGGCGCCGATCCGGCAGCCGGTGGTGGCGCTCGTCATCTTTCTGGCGATCAACGCGGCCGCGGCCGCGAGCCAGTTGATGATCCTGGGGCGCACGACGCAGAATCAGCGCGGCCCGTGGCGGACCGGGCGCCAGGAGCTGCGGCTGGCCTTCAAGCATGCGCTGCCGTCGGTGCTGACGACCTCGATGGGAGCGCCGGTCCACTGGATCTGCTTGTCCATGCTCGCGGCGATGACCGATGGCGCGCACCAGCTCGCGCTGTTCTCGGTGGCGTTCCAGTGGTACATCGCCATCACCTTCATCCCGGCAACGCTGGGGAATCTGGCCCTCCCGTTCCTGGCCCGGAATACGGGCGCGACGGAGGCGGTGGTCCGGCAGCGGTTCCGGTCGGCGCTGCTGTTCGGCGGCGGGCTGTCGTTGGCGCTGGGGTGCATGGCATTCCTGCTGGCCGGGCAGATTTTTGCGTGGCTCTATCCCGCTGCGTACGGCAGCGCTGCGGCCAGCATGCGCTCGCTGGCGGTGGCGGCCGCGCTGTGCGGGATCAGCGTGCTGCTGCAGCAGCGGATCGCGGCGGCAGGCAAGTTCTGGCGCAATTTCGCCATGGCGGCTGTGTACTCGGTCATCTACGTTGCCGCGGCCTACCTGGCGCTGCGTCTCGGGTATGGCGCCCCGTCGATCGGCCTGGCCATGTCGGCCGCGTATTGCTGCCTGATCCTGTTCCAGACGCTGACGCTGCAATCCGGCAGCGGTGCCGCCATCCGGCTCGGACGAAGTTTCTCCTGA
- the wecC gene encoding UDP-N-acetyl-D-mannosamine dehydrogenase: protein MDRAIEIDFRTISVVGLGYIGLPTATVLASRQREVIGVDINQHAVDTINQGRIHIVEPDLDMLVRAAVSQGYLRATTEPEPADAFLIAVPTPFLDDKQPDLSYIEAAAKAIAPVLKRGDLVVLESTSPVGATEQLADWLSAQRPDLTFPHQQGEESDIRVAHCPERVLPGHVLRELVENDRIIGGMTPKCSEAAQRLYELFVRGRCIVTDARTAEMCKLTENAFRDVNIAFANELSMICDEIGVNVWELISVANRHPRVNILQPGPGVGGHCIAVDPWFIVDAAPERARLIRTAREVNDAKPHYVLDRVKQAARRFKEPVIACFGLSFKANIDDLRESPAIEIVQTMAQQQLGTVLVVEPHIKVLPAALQGVELLSAEAALSRADIVVLLVDHQQFRKLDTDRLQSRVVIDTRGMWSAKRIAA from the coding sequence ATGGATAGAGCAATCGAGATCGACTTCCGCACCATCTCCGTGGTGGGCCTGGGATACATCGGCCTGCCGACCGCGACGGTGCTCGCCTCGCGCCAGCGCGAGGTGATCGGCGTGGACATCAACCAGCACGCCGTCGACACCATCAACCAGGGCCGCATCCACATCGTCGAGCCGGATCTCGACATGCTGGTGCGCGCGGCGGTCTCGCAGGGCTACCTGCGCGCCACCACCGAGCCCGAGCCGGCGGACGCCTTCCTGATCGCGGTGCCGACCCCGTTCCTGGACGACAAGCAGCCCGACCTGTCGTATATCGAGGCCGCGGCCAAGGCCATCGCGCCGGTGCTCAAGCGCGGTGACCTAGTGGTGCTGGAATCCACCTCGCCGGTGGGTGCTACCGAGCAGCTTGCGGACTGGCTCTCGGCGCAGCGGCCGGACCTGACGTTCCCGCATCAGCAGGGCGAGGAGTCCGACATCCGCGTGGCGCATTGCCCGGAGCGCGTGCTGCCGGGGCATGTGCTGCGCGAGCTGGTCGAGAACGACCGCATCATCGGCGGCATGACGCCCAAGTGCAGCGAAGCGGCGCAACGGCTGTATGAGCTGTTCGTGCGTGGTCGCTGCATCGTGACCGATGCGCGCACGGCCGAGATGTGCAAGCTGACGGAGAACGCCTTCCGCGACGTCAACATCGCCTTCGCTAATGAACTGTCGATGATCTGCGATGAGATCGGCGTCAACGTGTGGGAGCTGATCAGCGTGGCGAACCGCCATCCGCGCGTCAACATCCTGCAGCCGGGCCCCGGCGTGGGCGGCCATTGCATCGCCGTCGACCCCTGGTTCATCGTCGATGCGGCGCCGGAGCGCGCGCGTCTGATCCGCACCGCGCGCGAGGTCAACGATGCCAAGCCGCACTATGTGCTGGACCGCGTCAAGCAGGCGGCGCGCCGGTTCAAGGAGCCGGTCATCGCGTGCTTTGGCCTGTCGTTCAAGGCCAATATCGACGATCTGCGCGAGAGTCCGGCGATCGAGATCGTGCAGACCATGGCGCAGCAGCAGCTGGGCACGGTGCTGGTGGTCGAGCCGCATATCAAGGTGCTGCCGGCGGCGCTCCAGGGTGTCGAGCTGCTGAGCGCGGAAGCCGCGCTCAGCCGTGCGGACATCGTCGTGCTGCTGGTGGACCACCAGCAGTTCCGCAAGCTGGATACGGACCGGCTGCAGTCGCGCGTGGTGATCGACACGCGCGGCATGTGGTCGGCCAAACGCATTGCCGCCTGA
- the wecB gene encoding non-hydrolyzing UDP-N-acetylglucosamine 2-epimerase — MKKVLVVFGTRPEAIKMAPLVKALQADTSMQCGVCVTAQHREMLDQVLRLFEIRPDYDLNIMKPGQDLYELTSNILTGVKSVLESFAPDLVLVHGDTSTTLATTLAAYYKQVPVGHIEAGLRTGNLYSPWPEEANRKVTGSLASLHFAPTERSRRNLLNEGVSADAVVVTGNTVIDALLSVRQRLQTDTALCRHTASLIPYHIGERRIVLVTGHRRESFGDGFERICAALASIARAHPDVDIVYPVHLNPNVREPVGRLLKGIDNIHLIEPLDYLPFVYLMDKSHIILTDSGGIQEEAPSLGKPVLVMRDTTERPEAVEAGTVRLVGTSVDALVDSTTTLLNDDSAYEAMSRAHNPYGDGAASARITRAIQAYFA; from the coding sequence ATGAAAAAAGTCCTGGTTGTATTCGGTACGCGGCCGGAAGCCATCAAGATGGCACCGCTGGTCAAGGCGCTGCAGGCCGATACGTCGATGCAGTGCGGTGTGTGCGTGACGGCCCAGCACCGGGAGATGCTCGACCAGGTGCTGCGCCTGTTCGAAATCCGTCCGGACTATGACCTCAACATCATGAAGCCGGGACAGGACCTGTATGAGCTCACCAGCAATATCCTGACGGGCGTGAAGTCCGTGCTGGAGTCGTTCGCGCCCGATCTGGTGCTGGTGCACGGCGATACCAGCACCACGCTGGCGACCACGCTCGCCGCCTACTACAAGCAGGTGCCGGTCGGGCACATCGAGGCCGGCCTGCGGACCGGCAACCTCTATTCGCCCTGGCCGGAAGAGGCCAACCGCAAGGTCACCGGGTCGCTGGCGTCCCTGCACTTCGCGCCCACCGAGCGCTCGCGCCGCAACCTGCTCAATGAAGGCGTGTCGGCCGATGCGGTGGTCGTGACCGGCAACACCGTCATCGACGCGCTGCTGTCGGTGCGGCAGCGCCTGCAGACCGACACGGCCCTGTGCCGGCATACCGCCAGCCTGATCCCGTACCACATCGGCGAGCGCCGCATCGTGCTGGTGACCGGCCACCGGCGAGAGAGCTTCGGCGACGGTTTCGAGCGCATCTGCGCGGCCCTGGCCAGCATCGCGCGCGCGCATCCGGATGTCGACATCGTCTATCCCGTGCACCTGAACCCCAATGTGCGCGAGCCGGTGGGCCGCCTGCTCAAGGGCATCGACAACATCCATCTGATCGAGCCGCTGGACTACCTGCCGTTCGTCTACCTGATGGACAAGTCCCACATCATCCTGACCGATTCGGGCGGCATCCAGGAAGAAGCGCCGTCGCTGGGCAAGCCCGTGCTGGTCATGCGCGACACCACCGAGCGGCCGGAGGCCGTCGAGGCCGGCACCGTCAGGCTGGTCGGCACCTCGGTCGATGCGCTGGTCGACAGCACGACCACGCTGCTGAACGACGATTCCGCGTACGAGGCCATGAGCCGTGCGCACAACCCCTATGGCGACGGTGCGGCCAGTGCACGCATCACCCGCGCCATCCAAGCTTATTTCGCCTGA
- a CDS encoding polysaccharide biosynthesis tyrosine autokinase yields MTQNLSQPPAVNAPESELDLVRYLDVLVANRWLIAGIAAVVMLLGATYAFLARPVYEADVLVQVEDNPNSAKSLLGDVSSLFDVKTDANAEIEILRSRMVVGKAVDNLHLYITAKPHYFPLIGAWVANRAKQLSEPGLFGLGGYAWGTELIDVDGFDVPEALEGQPFKLIVLGNGRYRLENKSLDTPIEGVVGEPLESKQSVGMIQLQVNTLAAKAGAAFELQRDSRLKTLEMLQEKLKIAEKGKQSGIIGASLEGTNPALTAAIMNQIATEYVAQNIKRKAEEAERSLVFLDGLLPQLKVQLERAEMKYNEMRNLRGTFDLSEEGKAFLQESVTIETSLQELKQKRAELLTRFTSSHPGVQAIDQQIAVMSGKVGAMTRRLKSLPNIEQDTVRLMRDVQVDNDLYVSLLNDMQQLKLVKAGKVGNVRLVDGAAVPEEPVKPKKLTVTALAGVLGVVLGVMAAFVRNTLFGGITDPQDIEEHTGLSVYATVPLSNVQIDLSSQLTTHKRGQYLLARRVPDDPSIESLRSLRTALQFAMQDSGNNLVVLTGPTPGVGKSFVSANLAAVIATGGKRVLLVDADMRKGYLHQYFGKDRKPGLLDLLAGNRSIEQVVHREVVPGLDFIATGLFPHNPSELLLNPRMVELMDTFRAQYDLVLIDTPPVLAVTDTAILAARAGLVLMVTRFERSTLGEIRETIKQLQHANVEVRGVVFNALDPNTYRYGYGSRYGRYRYVQYGYTSKASEEAEAESA; encoded by the coding sequence CCAACAGCGCCAAGAGCCTGCTGGGCGATGTATCGAGCCTGTTCGATGTGAAGACCGACGCCAACGCCGAGATCGAGATCCTGCGATCGCGCATGGTGGTGGGCAAGGCGGTCGACAATCTGCACCTCTACATCACGGCCAAGCCGCACTACTTTCCGCTGATCGGCGCGTGGGTCGCCAACCGGGCGAAGCAGCTGTCCGAGCCCGGGCTGTTCGGCCTGGGCGGCTATGCCTGGGGCACGGAGCTGATCGACGTGGACGGCTTCGATGTGCCGGAGGCGCTCGAAGGCCAGCCGTTCAAGCTGATCGTGCTGGGCAACGGGCGCTACCGGCTGGAAAACAAGAGCCTGGATACGCCCATCGAGGGCGTGGTCGGCGAGCCGCTCGAGTCGAAGCAGAGCGTCGGGATGATCCAGCTGCAGGTCAACACGCTGGCCGCCAAGGCCGGCGCCGCCTTCGAACTGCAGCGCGACTCGCGGCTCAAGACGCTGGAGATGCTGCAGGAAAAGCTCAAGATCGCCGAGAAGGGCAAGCAGAGCGGCATCATCGGCGCTTCGCTGGAAGGCACGAATCCCGCGCTGACCGCCGCGATCATGAACCAGATCGCCACCGAGTACGTGGCCCAGAACATCAAGCGCAAGGCCGAAGAGGCGGAACGCTCGCTGGTCTTCCTGGACGGCCTGCTGCCGCAGCTCAAGGTGCAGCTCGAGCGCGCGGAAATGAAGTACAACGAGATGCGTAACCTGCGCGGGACCTTCGACCTGAGCGAAGAGGGCAAGGCGTTCCTGCAGGAGAGCGTGACCATCGAGACCAGCCTGCAGGAGCTCAAGCAGAAGCGCGCCGAGCTGTTGACCCGCTTTACCTCGAGCCATCCGGGCGTGCAGGCCATCGATCAGCAGATCGCGGTGATGAGCGGGAAGGTCGGGGCCATGACGCGCCGGCTCAAGTCGCTGCCCAACATCGAGCAGGACACCGTGCGGCTGATGCGTGACGTCCAGGTCGACAACGATCTTTACGTGAGCCTGCTCAACGACATGCAGCAGCTCAAGCTGGTCAAGGCGGGCAAGGTGGGCAACGTGCGCCTGGTCGACGGCGCCGCGGTGCCGGAAGAGCCGGTGAAGCCCAAGAAGCTGACGGTGACGGCGCTGGCCGGCGTGCTGGGGGTGGTGCTGGGCGTGATGGCGGCATTCGTGCGCAATACGCTGTTCGGCGGCATTACCGACCCGCAGGACATCGAGGAGCATACCGGGCTGAGCGTCTATGCCACCGTGCCGCTGTCGAACGTGCAGATCGACCTGAGCAGCCAGCTGACGACGCACAAGCGCGGCCAGTACCTGCTGGCCAGACGGGTGCCTGACGACCCGTCGATCGAAAGCCTGCGCAGTCTGCGCACCGCGCTGCAGTTCGCGATGCAGGACTCGGGCAACAACCTGGTGGTGCTGACCGGGCCGACCCCGGGGGTGGGCAAGTCCTTCGTGTCAGCCAACCTGGCCGCCGTCATCGCGACCGGCGGCAAGCGGGTCCTGCTGGTGGACGCCGACATGCGCAAGGGCTACCTGCACCAGTACTTCGGCAAGGACCGCAAGCCCGGCCTGCTGGATCTGCTGGCGGGCAACCGCTCGATCGAGCAGGTGGTGCATCGCGAGGTTGTCCCCGGGCTGGACTTCATCGCGACGGGCCTGTTCCCGCACAACCCGTCGGAGCTGCTGCTCAATCCGCGCATGGTCGAGCTGATGGATACCTTCCGCGCGCAGTACGACCTGGTGCTGATCGATACGCCGCCGGTGCTGGCCGTGACCGATACCGCCATTCTGGCCGCGCGCGCCGGATTGGTGCTGATGGTCACCCGCTTCGAGCGCAGCACGCTGGGCGAGATCCGCGAGACGATCAAGCAGCTCCAGCACGCCAATGTCGAGGTCCGGGGCGTGGTGTTCAACGCGCTCGACCCCAACACCTACCGCTACGGATACGGCTCGCGCTACGGGCGCTACCGCTACGTGCAGTACGGGTACACGAGCAAGGCATCGGAGGAGGCCGAAGCCGAATCCGCGTAG